A stretch of the Psychroserpens sp. Hel_I_66 genome encodes the following:
- a CDS encoding DUF2945 domain-containing protein: MIQEGTKVKWKWGKGTATGKVQETYTKKVTKTIKGNEVTRNGEEGDKALYIQQEDGDYVLKSESEVERAD, encoded by the coding sequence ATGATACAGGAAGGCACAAAAGTTAAATGGAAATGGGGAAAAGGGACAGCAACAGGAAAAGTCCAGGAAACCTACACAAAAAAAGTCACTAAAACCATCAAAGGAAACGAGGTCACCAGAAACGGAGAAGAAGGCGACAAAGCACTTTACATACAACAAGAAGATGGTGATTACGTTTTAAAATCTGAAAGTGAAGTAGAGCGCGCAGATTGA
- a CDS encoding NAD(P)-dependent oxidoreductase: MKFAIIKERKNPPDRRVVFSPEKLAEAQLQFPEAQFVVESSDIRVFSDDAYREKGFTVTDDVSDCDVMIGVKEVPVEALLPKKKYFFFSHTIKKQPYNRELLVDMLNKQIEMYDHETIVKQSGARLIGFGRYAGLVGAYNGFRALGLRDGLFKLPKVETLADLNAVKAELDKIKLPNIKILLTGTGKVALGAKEILDHLEIKEVSDALYLTSQFTEPVYVMADVMEYAKRKYGKVGDKWEFYKDPSDYESNFMPYAKETDYFIAGHFYGNNAPYLFTREDAKHPDFRINLVADISCDIDGPVASTIKPSTIADPFYGYDPLTEKEVAFDAKGAITVMAVDNLPCELPKDASEGFGDMFLENVIPAFFNGDARGILKRAKITTSEGKLTERFKYLQDYVDGE; encoded by the coding sequence ATGAAATTTGCCATTATCAAAGAACGCAAAAACCCACCAGATAGACGTGTGGTATTCTCACCCGAAAAACTGGCAGAGGCACAACTTCAATTTCCAGAAGCTCAATTTGTGGTTGAATCATCAGACATTCGTGTGTTCTCTGACGATGCCTATCGTGAAAAAGGATTCACGGTAACAGATGATGTTTCAGATTGTGATGTAATGATTGGTGTTAAAGAAGTGCCTGTTGAGGCATTGCTTCCGAAGAAAAAATACTTTTTCTTTTCGCATACCATAAAAAAACAACCTTATAACAGAGAATTGCTTGTTGATATGCTAAATAAGCAAATCGAGATGTACGATCATGAAACCATTGTCAAGCAAAGTGGAGCAAGATTGATAGGTTTTGGTCGATATGCTGGACTTGTTGGGGCTTACAATGGGTTTAGGGCTCTGGGTTTGCGTGACGGATTATTCAAACTACCAAAAGTAGAAACGCTTGCAGATTTGAACGCTGTTAAGGCAGAATTAGATAAAATAAAACTACCAAACATAAAAATTTTACTTACAGGTACAGGCAAAGTAGCACTTGGCGCCAAAGAGATTTTAGATCATTTGGAGATTAAAGAAGTTAGTGATGCTTTGTACCTCACCTCTCAATTTACAGAACCGGTCTACGTCATGGCAGACGTTATGGAATACGCAAAACGAAAATATGGAAAAGTAGGTGACAAGTGGGAGTTTTATAAAGACCCAAGTGATTACGAAAGCAATTTTATGCCTTATGCCAAAGAAACCGACTATTTTATAGCTGGTCATTTTTACGGAAATAATGCACCCTATCTATTCACAAGAGAGGATGCAAAACATCCAGATTTTAGAATAAATTTAGTGGCAGACATTTCATGTGATATTGACGGTCCTGTAGCGAGCACAATAAAACCGTCAACCATTGCAGATCCTTTTTATGGTTACGATCCACTTACTGAAAAAGAAGTTGCTTTTGATGCTAAAGGTGCTATTACAGTTATGGCTGTAGATAATTTACCGTGTGAATTGCCAAAAGATGCCAGTGAAGGGTTTGGAGATATGTTTTTAGAAAACGTCATCCCAGCATTTTTTAATGGCGATGCTCGCGGAATTTTAAAACGAGCAAAAATCACAACTTCGGAAGGTAAGCTCACCGAGCGTTTTAAGTATTTGCAGGATTATGTGGATGGGGAATAA